The proteins below come from a single Oryzias latipes chromosome 14, ASM223467v1 genomic window:
- the LOC101156841 gene encoding transcription initiation factor TFIID subunit 1 isoform X6, whose amino-acid sequence MSDSDSDEDQGRPFSLTGFLFGNINEDGQLEDDSVLDNESKKHLAGLGTLGLGSLITEITANEGEEKENKDSENVDGEGWVKSTDDAVDYSDISEVAEDETKKYRQAMGSLQLSRKTDDDDDYDADCEDIDSKLMPPPPPPSLSLPEKEESSSQSTNGKDSCTAGEDGDGIILPSIIAPSSAADKVDFSSSSDSESETDRPCQISGSGGPPDRLTLPLAGIMQKDAAKALPGVTELFPEFRPGKVLRFLRLFGPGKNMPSVWRSARRKKKRKHRDPQPGTPPPEGEVSEPGLEKKSGWIYEYALPPPPEQCLSDDEITMMAPVESKFSQTSGDGDKETESRPKVAEWRYGPAQLWYDMLGVPEDGSGFNYGFKLKRLESSEPQKQEIPKEITEIPQETVQRQKEMNDSDGEEVDGNEEKQALENEVFLMVTQLKWEDDIIWNGEDVKHKGTKTQRASLAGWLPSSMTRNANAYNAQQGLTRSNSQLVPPTPPPIPKTPTITGAKRDKSSLDHQASQEESCSWYSIFPIDNEELVYGRWEDNIIWDDQEMDHMLAPPVLTLDPNDENIILEIPDEKEEATSHSPSKENKKETAIKKSRILLGKTGVIKDEPQQNMSQPEVKDPWNLSNDEFYYPKQQGLRGTFGGNIIQHSIPALELRQPFFPTHMGPMKLRQFHRPTLKKYSFGALAQPGPHAVQPLLKHIKKKAKMREQERQASGGGDMFFMRTPQDLTGKDGDLILAEYSEEYPPLIMQVGMATKIKNYYKRKPGKDPGAPDCKYGETVYCHTSPFLGSLHPGQLLQAFENNLFRSPIYLHKMPETDFLVLRTRHGYFIRELVDIIVVGQECPLFEVPGPNSKRANTHIRDFLQVFIYRLFWKSKDRPRRIRMEDIKKAFPSHSESSIRKRLKLCADFKRTGMDSNWWVLKPDFRLPTEEEIRAMVSPEQCCAYYSMLVAEQRLKDAGYGEKSFFAPEEENEEDFQMKIDDEVRTAPWNTTRAFISAMKGKCLLEVTGVADPTGCGEGFSYVKVPNKPTQQKDDKEPQPVKKTVTGTDADLRRLSLKNAKQLLRKFGVPEEEIKKLSRWEVIDVVRTMSTEQARSGEGPMSKFARGSRFSVAEHQERYKEECQRIFDLQNKVLESTEVLSTDTDSSSAEDSDFEEMGKNIENMLQNKKTSSQLSREREEQERKELQRMLMGEESDNKGRKDRRKGLSSSLSTSSHKDDDTSSVTSLNSSATGRRLKIYRTFRDEDGKEYVRCETVRKAAVIDAYTRIRTTKDDEFIRKFALFDEQHREEMRKERRRIQEQLRRLKRNQEKDKIKGPPEKKAKKAKERPDLKLKCGACGAIGHMRTNKFCPLYYQTNAPPSNPVAMTEEQEEELEKTVIHNDNEELIKVEGTKIVLGKQLIESADEVRRKSLVLKFPKQQLPQKKKRRVGSAVHCDYLNKPHKAIHRRRTDPMVTLSSVLESLINDMRDHPNTYPFHTPVNAKVVKDYYKIITRPMDLQTLRENVRKRMYPSREEFREAVELIVKNSATYNGAKHPITQVAQSMLDLCDAKLKEKEDRLVRLEKAINPLLDDDDQVAFSFILDNIVTQKMMIVPDSWPFHHPVNKKFVPDYYKVIPNPMDLETIRKNISKHKYQNRDAFLSDVSLIHANSIKYNGPDSPYTKTALDIISICKQTLAEYDEHLTQLEKDICTAKEAALDAADLDGFESMPGPYTPQGRHGRRPGEEESDVDIEGFEEEDDGKPKTPAPAEDAEGDLEDEDDDDEMLLPPRRRAHDQDEDEEEREHRRSSHPAQSSVLYQDLLMSDGEDDASEEEGDNPFSSIQLSESGSDSDREVNVRPPPPRRTQETARMGMEQDESMMSYEGDGPDGPTLEDSNISYGSYEETESRSQTQTSTMINGEEYGISEEEEDEEDEARRRGPAVLSQVQLSEDEESEEFRSIGGDSDMDSDN is encoded by the exons ATGTCTGACTCTGACAGTGACGAAGATCAAGGTCGCCCGTTTTCCCTCACTGGCTTCCTCTTTGGAAACATCAATGAAGACGGACAGTTGGAGGATGATAGCGTTTTGGacaat GAGTCCAAAAAGCATCTCGCTGGTTTAGGAACTCTGGGTCTGGGTTCTTTAATTACAGAGATTACTGCAAATGAGGgcgaggaaaaagaaaataaagattcagAAAATGTCGATGGGGAAG GTTGGGTGAAAAGCACTGACGACGCTGTCGATTATTCTGACATCAGCGAGGTGGCAGAAGATGAGACCAAAAAGTACCGCCAGGCTATGGGGTCTTTGCAGCTAAGCCGGAAAACTG ATGACGACGACGACTATGATGCTGACTGTGAGGATATTGACTCTAAGCTCATGCCTCCACCGCCGCCGCCTAGTCTTTCATTGCCAGAGAAGGAGGAATCCTCAAGCCAGAGCACAAACGGTAAAGATTCATGTACTG CGGGGGAAGACGGTGATGGCATCATCCTGCCCTCCATCATTGCACCATCCTCTGCTGCTGATAAGGTGGACTTCAGCAGCTCTTCAGACTCTGAGTCAGAAACTGACAGACCTTGTCAGATCTCTGGATCTGGAGGCCCCCCCGACAGACTTACCCTCCCTCTTGCTGGCATAATGCAGAAAGATGCAGCCAAAGCTCTGCCTGGCGTCACAGAGCTCTTTCCAGAGTTTAGGCCTGGCAAG GTTCTCAGGTTCTTAAGGCTGTTTGGTCCTGGAAAGAACATGCCGTCAGTTTGGAGGAGTGCCCGCAGGAAGAAGAAGCGGAAACACAGGGACCCTCAGCCTGGAACACCTCCACCTGAAGGTGAGGTGTCAGAACCAGGCCTGGAGAAAAAATCGGGATGGATTTATGAGTACGCCCTCCCTCCACCCCCAGAGCAGTGCCTCTCCGATGATGAG ATAACTATGATGGCTCCAGTGGAGTCAAAGTTTTCGCAGACCAGTGGGGATGGGGACAAGGAGACAGAGTCTCGACCTAAAGTGGCAGAATGGAGATATGGTCCAGCTCAGCTCTGGTATGACATGCTGGGTGTACCTGAGGATGGAAGTGGTTTCAACTATGGGTTCAAGCTGAAAAGGCTGGAGTCCAGTGAGCCTCAGAAGCAGGAGATCCCCAAGGAAATCACAGAGATTCCTCAAGAA ACGGTTCAGAGACAAAAGGAAATGAATGACAGCGATGGAGAGGAAGTTGatggaaatgaagaaaaacaggcTTTAGAGAATGAGGTCTTCTTGATGGTCACTCAGCTTAAGTGGGAGGATGATATCATTTGGAATGGAGAAGATGTAAAGCACAAGGGAACCAAGACACAGAGAGCCAGTCTGGCAGGATGGCTTCCCTCCAGCATGACGCGCAACGCCAATGCTTATAATGCACAGCAAG gtCTCACTAGAAGTAATTCTCAGCTGGTACCACCAACGCCTCCACCCATACCCAAAACTCCTACGATCACAGGTGCTAAACGGGACAAAAGCAGCCTCGATCATCAAG CTTCTCAAGAAGAATCCTGTTCCTGGTATTCTATTTTCCCCATTGACAATGAGGAGCTGGTGTATGGCCGATGGGAAGACAACATCATCTGGGATGATCAGGAGATGGATCACATGCTTGCACCACCTGTTCTTACACTGGATCCCAATGATGAGAATATTATTCTAG AAATTCCAGATGAGAAAGAAGAAGCGACCTCACATTCACCATCAAAAGAGAATAAGAAGGAAACTGCAATTAAGAAGAGCCGCATTTTATTGGGAAAGACCGGAGTGATCAAAGACGAGCCGCAGCAA AACATGTCCCAGCCTGAAGTTAAGGATCCCTGGAATCTCTCCAATGATGAGTTTTACTACCCCAAACAGCAAGGTCTGAGAGGAACCTTTGGTGGCAATATCATTCAG CATTCAATCCCAGCTCTAGAGCTACGGCAGCCATTCTTCCCCACTCACATGGGACCCATGAAGCTTCGCCAGTTCCATCGTCCAACACTGAAGAAGTATTCATTTGGAGCTTTAGCTCAGCCGGGCCCCCACGCTGTTCAGCCCCTACTCAAACACATCAAGAAGAAGGCCAAG ATGAGAGAGCAGGAGCGGCAAGCTTCAGGAGGTGGAGACATGTTTTTTATGCGAACGCCACAAGACCTGACAGGCAAAGATGGCGATCTGATTCTAGCAGAATACAGTGAGGAATACCCGCCTCTTATCATGCAAGTGGGCATGGCTACAAAGATCAAGAACTACTACAAAAGG AAACCTGGAAAAGATCCTGGAGCGCCAGACTGTAAGTACGGAGAGACTGTGTACTGCCACACGTCCCCCTTTCTGGGCTCTTTGCACCCTGGACAATTACTCCAG gcaTTTGAGAACAACCTTTTTCGGTCCCCGATCTATCTGCACAAAATGCCAGAAACGGATTTCTTGGTCCTACGAACCCGGCATGGCTACTTCATTAGAGAGCTTGTTGACATTATTGTAGTTGGACAGGAGTGTCCCTTGTTTGAAGTCCCAGGGCCAAACTCCAAGCGAGCCAATACTCACATCAGGGACTTCTTGCAG GTGTTTATTTACCGCTTGTTCTGGAAGAGCAAGGATCGGCCCAGAAGAATCCGcatggaggacataaagaaagCTTTTCCGTCACACTCAGAAAGCAGCATCAGGAAACGGCTCAAGTTATGTGCAGACTTCAAACGTACAG GTATGGACTCCAACTGGTGGGTGTTGAAACCGGACTTCAGATTGcccacagaagaagaaatccGAGCCATGGTGTCTCCAGAGCAGTGCTGTGCTTATTACAGCATGCTTGTGGCAGAGCAGAGGCTAAAG GATGCTGGATATGGTGAGAAATCTTTCTTTGCCCCAGAAGAAGAGAATGAGGAGGACTTTCAGATGAAGATTGACGATGAG GTGCGGACAGCTCCTTGGAACACAACACGAGCGTTCATTTCTGCCATGAAGGGAAAGTGTCTGCTGGAGGTGACTGGTGTGGCAGATCCCACAGGCTGTGGGGAGGGTTTCTCCTATGTGAAAGTGCCCAACAAGCCCACCCAACAGAAG GATGACAAAGAGCCTCAACCTGTCAAGAAGACGGTGACGGGGACAGATGCAGATCTCAGGAGGCTTTCACTTAAGAACGCCAAGCAGCTGCTTCGCAAGTTTGGAGTTCCGGAGGAAGAA ATCAAGAAGCTCTCTCGCTGGGAGGTAATCGATGTGGTGAGAACCATGTCCACAGAGCAGGCGCGATCAGGCGAAGGTCCCATGAGCAAATTTGCCAGAGGCTCTCGTTTCTCTGTGGCTGAACACCAGGAGCGCTACAAGGAAGAGTGCCAGAGGATCTTTGATCTGCAGAACAA AGTTCTGGAGTCAACAGAGGTGCTGTCCACAGACACAGACAGCAGTTCAGCAGAAGATAGTGACTTTGAGGAGATGGGTAAAAACATTgagaacatgctgcagaacaaaaagaCCAGCTCCCAGCTTTCTCGGGAGAGAGAAGAGCAGGAAAGGaaggagctgcagaggatgctGATGGGAGAAGAGAGCGACAACAAAGGACGCAAGGATAGGCGTAAAGGGTTAT CCAGTTCCTTGTCCACCAGCTCTCACAAAGATGACGACACATCTTCTGTCACCAGCCTAAACTCCTCAGCTACGGGACGCAGACTCAAGATCTACCGCACATTTAGAGACGAGGATGGTAAAGAGTATGTGCGCTGTGAGACTGTGAGGAAGGCTGCAGTGATTGATGCATATACCAGAATCAGAACCACCAAAGATGATGAATTCAT ACGAAAGTTTGCCCTGTTTGATGAGCAGCACAGAGAGGAGATGAGGAAAGAGCGTCGGCGAATTCAGGAGCAGCTCAGGAGGCTGAAGAGAAACCAAGAGAAGGACAAGATCAAAGGTCCTCCAGAGAAAAAGGCCAAGAAAGCCAAAGAGAGACCAGACCTCAAG TTGAAGTGTGGAGCTTGTGGAGCCATCGGCCACATGAGGACCAACAAATTCTGTCCGCTTTACTATCAAACCAACGCTCCACCCTCAAATCCTGTTGCCATGACAGAAGAGCAGGAAGAAGAGCTGGAGAAGACGGTCATCCATAATGACAATGAGGAACTGATCAAAGTGGAAGGAACCAAGATTGTACTGGGAAAGCAACTCATTGAGAG TGCTGATGAGGTGCGCAGGAAGTCTTTGGTGCTGAAGTTTCCTAAGCAGCAGCTGccgcaaaagaaaaagagacgTGTGGGAAGTGCGGTCCACTGCGATTACCTCAAT AAACCGCATAAGGCGATCCACCGCAGACGCACCGACCCCATGGTTACTTTGTCCTCTGTGCTAGAAAGCCTCATCAACGATATGCGGGATCATCCAAAT ACATACCCCTTCCACACACCCGTCAATGCCAAGGTGGTGAAGGACTACTATAAAATCATTACTCGGCCCATGGATCTGCAGACGCTCAGGGAGAACGTGCGCAAGCGGATGTACCCGTCCAGGGAGGAGTTTCGTGAAGCTGTGGAgctcattgtgaaaaacagtgccACGTACAACG GCGCCAAACATCCGATCACTCAAGTGGCGCAGTCCATGCTGGACCTGTGCGACGCTAAACTGAAGGAG AAAGAGGACAGGCTGGTGAGGCTGGAGAAAGCCATCAACCCTCTGCTGGATGACGATGATCAAGTGGCCTTCTCCTTCATCTTGGACAACATTGTAACTCAGAAAATGATGATTGTTCCCGAT tcctGGCCATTTCACCATCCTGTCAACAAAAAGTTTGTGCCTGACTACTATAAGGTTATACCAAATCCCATGGATCTGGAGACCATCAGAAAG aacaTCTCCAAACACAAATACCAGAACCGAGACGCGTTTCTTTCTGATGTTAGTCTCATCCACGCCAACAGCATCAAGTATAATG GCCCAGACAGCCCATACACCAAGACAGCTCTGGATATAATCAGCATCTGTAAACAGACTCTGGCAGAG TATGATGAGCACTTGACACAGCTGGAGAAAGACATCTGCACTGCTAAGGAGGCAGCTCTAGACGCAGCAGATCTCGACGGTTTCGAATCCATGCCTGGGCCTTACACCCCGCAG GGACGGCACGGCAGGAGACCTGGAGAAGAGGAGTCAGATGTAGATATCGAAGGGTTtgaagaggaagatgatggGAAACCCAAAACTCCAGCTCCA GCAGAGGATGCTGAAGGGGATTtggaagatgaagatgatgatgacgagATGCTGCTGCCTCCTCGCCGGCGAGCACACGACCAAGATGAGGACGAAGAGGAGCGAGAGCATAGGAGATCAAGCCACCCGGCTCAGTCCAGCGTGCTGTATCAAGATCTGCTGATGTCAGATGGAGAGGATGATGCCAGCGAAGAGGAGGGCGACAATCCTTTCTCCT CCATTCAGCTGTCAGAGAGTGGCAGCGACTCCGACAGAGAGGTCAACGTGCGACCGCCGCCTCCACGGAGAACTCAGGAGACGGCCCGCATGGGCATGGAGCAGGACGAGAGCATGATGTCGTACGAAGGAGACGGGCCTGATGGGCCAACTTTAGAGGACAGCAACATCAG CTACGGCAGCTATGAGGAGACTGAGAGTCGTAGTCAGACGCAGACATCTACCATGATAAACGGTGAAGAATACGGGATcagtgaagaggaggaggatgaagaagatgaagcaCGGAGAAGAGGTCCAGCTGTGCTCTCCCAGGTCCAGCTGAGTGAAGACGAGGAGAGTGAAGAGTTTAGATCCATCGGAGGAGACAGCGACATGGACTCTGACAATTAA